A single genomic interval of Granulicella tundricola MP5ACTX9 harbors:
- a CDS encoding DUF3467 domain-containing protein, translated as MSQSNPDQPNQPDQANAQTTIHISNTEAYRDGYANSVQVRMSVWDFQLVFGTMRQDSADAVTLQNFQGVYLSPQQAKALWNVLGNNLAQYEATFGQLTLEPQPPGKIQIIPIPQPGGPVN; from the coding sequence ATGAGCCAGTCCAATCCTGACCAGCCGAACCAGCCTGACCAGGCGAACGCGCAGACCACCATCCATATCTCGAACACCGAAGCCTACCGCGATGGCTACGCCAACAGCGTCCAGGTGCGGATGAGCGTGTGGGACTTTCAGCTTGTCTTCGGCACCATGCGTCAGGATTCGGCTGATGCGGTCACCCTGCAGAACTTCCAGGGCGTCTATCTGAGCCCGCAGCAGGCCAAGGCTCTCTGGAACGTGCTCGGCAACAACCTTGCCCAGTACGAGGCCACCTTCGGTCAGCTGACGCTCGAGCCCCAGCCCCCGGGCAAGATCCAGATCATCCCCATCCCGCAGCCGGGCGGACCCGTCAACTAA
- a CDS encoding ArnT family glycosyltransferase: protein MKSQPQAAGKPAPKFSEFVAPVSHPLPLWILYPLFFMWIYLPHGTLLRLPYFWDEAGYYIPAALDFLHTGSLIPHSTLTNAHPPLPSILLAAWWWISGFTPWTTRTFICMVSAAALLGLFRLARSVAGNAVAAAVTILTALYPIWFTQSTLAHADIFAAAFTLWALSFYLEPYGSSERRNYIAVAVLFSLAALSKETAIITPGALALWEFVRLLTEGKASKEFPGAPSWRWITALLTPILPLALWYAYHYHQTGFIFGNPEFLRYNASANFTPLRVLLSLWHRAVHLTLHMNMYVPVLCTVAVLLMPRRPDETLPPIRKPLLPTLLVIVLGNAFAFSILGGALLTRYLLPVYPLILLVCVCIWKERLQRWVWLAVLTGVAFFAAQHINPPYAFAPEDNLTYRDMIVLHQQAIHILETRFPGATVLTAWPATTELEHPELGYVHHPLKIAPVDNFSPAEMEKAATDPGTYDTALIFSTKWTPPPGHFNLSRSSQGSDTRFFDFHNDVTPAQAAIILHGEIVWQASRNGEWAAVLHFPRVVEASLTPPQR from the coding sequence TTGAAATCCCAACCTCAGGCCGCCGGTAAGCCCGCTCCGAAGTTCTCAGAGTTCGTCGCGCCCGTCAGCCACCCGCTTCCGCTCTGGATTCTCTACCCGCTCTTCTTCATGTGGATCTACCTTCCGCACGGGACGCTGCTGCGCCTGCCCTACTTCTGGGATGAGGCCGGATACTATATTCCGGCGGCGCTGGACTTCCTGCACACCGGCTCGCTGATCCCGCACTCCACCCTGACGAACGCCCACCCGCCGCTGCCATCGATCCTGCTGGCGGCGTGGTGGTGGATCTCAGGCTTTACCCCCTGGACCACCCGCACCTTCATCTGCATGGTCTCCGCGGCTGCGTTGCTGGGCCTCTTCCGGCTGGCTCGGTCGGTCGCGGGAAATGCCGTGGCAGCCGCCGTGACGATTCTCACCGCGCTCTATCCCATCTGGTTTACGCAAAGCACACTGGCGCACGCCGACATCTTCGCCGCTGCCTTCACGCTTTGGGCTCTGTCCTTCTACCTTGAGCCATACGGAAGCAGCGAGCGCCGCAACTACATTGCCGTGGCGGTCCTCTTCTCGCTCGCGGCGCTCTCCAAAGAGACCGCGATCATCACCCCCGGCGCGCTTGCGCTGTGGGAGTTCGTCCGTCTGCTGACCGAAGGAAAAGCAAGCAAAGAATTTCCCGGCGCCCCGTCCTGGCGATGGATCACCGCACTCCTTACCCCGATCCTGCCACTCGCCCTGTGGTATGCCTACCACTACCACCAGACCGGCTTCATCTTCGGCAATCCCGAGTTCCTCCGCTACAACGCCTCCGCTAACTTCACCCCGTTGCGAGTCCTCCTCAGCCTGTGGCACCGCGCCGTACACCTGACCCTGCACATGAACATGTACGTCCCCGTCCTCTGCACGGTGGCCGTCCTGCTCATGCCACGACGGCCGGACGAAACCCTGCCCCCTATCCGCAAGCCTCTGCTGCCCACGCTGCTGGTCATCGTCCTGGGTAACGCCTTCGCCTTCTCGATCCTCGGCGGGGCGCTCCTCACCCGCTACCTGCTCCCGGTCTATCCTCTGATCCTGCTGGTCTGCGTCTGCATCTGGAAGGAACGCCTGCAGCGCTGGGTCTGGCTGGCCGTCCTCACTGGCGTCGCGTTCTTCGCCGCCCAGCACATCAACCCGCCCTACGCCTTCGCGCCGGAGGACAACCTTACTTACCGCGACATGATCGTCCTGCACCAGCAGGCCATCCACATCCTCGAAACCCGCTTCCCCGGCGCGACGGTCCTCACCGCGTGGCCCGCCACCACGGAGCTCGAGCACCCCGAACTCGGCTACGTCCATCACCCCCTCAAGATCGCGCCGGTCGACAACTTCTCCCCCGCCGAGATGGAGAAGGCTGCCACCGATCCCGGCACCTACGACACTGCCCTGATCTTCTCCACCAAGTGGACCCCGCCGCCTGGCCACTTCAACCTCAGCCGCTCCAGCCAGGGCTCGGACACGCGCTTCTTCGACTTCCATAACGACGTCACCCCCGCCCAGGCCGCCATCATCCTGCATGGCGAGATCGTCTGGCAGGCCAGCCGCAACGGCGAGTGGGCCGCCGTCCTGCACTTCCCTCGAGTGGTAGAAGCATCCCTCACGCCACCCCAGCGCTGA
- a CDS encoding tetratricopeptide repeat protein, which translates to MLKPSFSRLLASSALLITALAAPLRSQAQASPSAADEKQPGGHVVLVLPFDNRSGNPNLNWIGDSFPDTLNQRLGSAGFLTISRDDRQFALDHLGLPVDFRPTRATTIRIAQTLDADYVIVGSFNTQGTGTNIRILVQAQVLEVNKLHLSQPLQDSSELPRLFDIENAIAWKVARQIEPGFTVAEQTFLSASAGIRLSAFENYIRGTSATASDERTKRLEVATLDAPTYAAAQLALGKQYYADRSYDKAAATLAHVPSSDRLSLEAGFYLGLSRFNAAKYAEAETAFAFVASRLPLPEVVNDQGVAQSRQNKDASALFQRAVTADPGDPDYHFNLAVATYKRGDFATASREIQAALKLRPNDNEFKQLQTLISAGRATKPVGDGFDPTTRLRRTYSEASFRQAAFQLDQMRSMRLATLPPKQQGAEYTQLGQDYMAQGLVPEAEEQFLSAIQADPSNATAHTGLAQVRQLSDSPDDARKEAMASIRLAPSVNAYIVLAKVDLQKNELAAASTDVQNALKLEPRNAAVLQLQQAIQAKSQAPAATPQAHP; encoded by the coding sequence GTGCTGAAGCCTTCCTTCTCCCGCCTGCTTGCCTCCTCCGCGCTCCTCATCACCGCCCTGGCGGCCCCGCTTCGGAGCCAGGCCCAGGCCTCGCCCAGCGCAGCCGACGAAAAGCAGCCCGGCGGCCACGTCGTCCTCGTCCTGCCGTTCGACAACCGCTCCGGCAACCCCAACCTCAACTGGATCGGCGACTCCTTCCCCGACACCCTCAATCAGCGCCTGGGCTCGGCCGGCTTCCTCACCATCAGCCGCGACGACCGCCAGTTCGCCCTCGACCATCTCGGTCTGCCCGTCGACTTCCGCCCCACCCGCGCTACCACCATCCGCATCGCCCAGACGCTTGACGCCGACTACGTCATCGTCGGCAGCTTCAACACCCAGGGCACCGGCACCAATATCCGCATCCTCGTGCAGGCCCAGGTGCTTGAGGTCAACAAGCTTCACCTCTCCCAGCCGCTCCAGGACTCGTCTGAGCTCCCCCGCCTCTTCGACATCGAAAACGCCATCGCCTGGAAGGTCGCACGCCAGATCGAGCCCGGCTTCACGGTCGCCGAGCAGACCTTTCTCTCCGCCTCGGCAGGCATCCGCCTCAGCGCGTTTGAGAACTACATCCGCGGCACCTCCGCCACTGCCTCAGACGAGCGCACCAAGCGCCTGGAAGTCGCCACGCTCGACGCTCCGACGTACGCCGCCGCGCAGCTCGCCCTGGGCAAGCAGTACTACGCAGACCGCAGCTACGACAAGGCCGCCGCCACGCTCGCGCACGTCCCCTCCTCGGACCGCCTGTCGCTTGAGGCCGGTTTTTACCTAGGCCTATCGCGCTTCAACGCAGCCAAGTACGCCGAGGCCGAGACTGCCTTCGCATTCGTCGCCTCCCGGTTGCCGCTGCCTGAGGTCGTGAACGATCAGGGCGTAGCTCAGAGCCGCCAAAACAAGGATGCCTCCGCGCTCTTCCAGCGCGCCGTCACCGCGGACCCCGGCGACCCGGACTACCACTTCAACCTCGCCGTCGCCACCTACAAACGCGGCGACTTCGCCACCGCCTCCCGTGAGATCCAGGCCGCCCTCAAGCTCCGTCCCAACGACAACGAGTTCAAGCAGCTCCAGACCCTCATCTCCGCCGGCCGCGCCACCAAACCCGTGGGCGACGGCTTCGACCCCACCACCCGCCTCCGCCGCACCTACTCCGAGGCCAGCTTCCGCCAGGCCGCCTTCCAGCTCGACCAGATGCGCTCCATGCGGCTCGCCACCCTGCCGCCCAAACAGCAGGGCGCGGAGTACACGCAGCTCGGTCAGGACTACATGGCCCAGGGCCTGGTCCCGGAGGCAGAAGAGCAGTTCCTCTCCGCCATCCAAGCCGATCCCTCCAACGCCACCGCCCACACCGGCCTCGCGCAGGTCCGCCAGCTCAGTGACAGCCCGGACGACGCACGCAAGGAGGCCATGGCCTCCATTCGCCTCGCCCCCAGCGTCAACGCTTACATCGTTCTCGCCAAGGTTGACCTCCAGAAGAACGAGCTCGCCGCCGCCTCCACGGACGTCCAGAACGCCCTGAAGCTCGAGCCCCGCAACGCCGCCGTCCTGCAGCTCCAGCAGGCCATTCAGGCCAAATCCCAGGCACCCGCCGCGACGCCCCAGGCCCACCCGTGA